The Chitinophagales bacterium genome has a window encoding:
- a CDS encoding DUF1572 family protein, with protein MADLGYLKSIDRQFNYYKALGEKAMAQVADDRLFVQLNEDSNSIATIVKHMWGNMMSRWTDFLTTDGEKPWRERDAEFENDIQTREAMMQKWEEGWQCLFNALGSITDNDLGMIVYIRNEGHTVLEAINRQIAHYSYHVGQIVYASKLLKNGDWNSLSIPKNRSDEYNKEKFAQDKSTRHFTDEWLGKDK; from the coding sequence ATGGCAGACTTAGGCTATTTAAAAAGTATAGACAGGCAATTCAACTATTACAAAGCCCTTGGCGAAAAGGCGATGGCACAGGTAGCTGACGACCGCCTGTTTGTACAACTGAATGAAGACAGCAACAGTATAGCCACCATTGTGAAACATATGTGGGGCAATATGATGAGCAGGTGGACCGACTTCCTGACCACTGATGGCGAAAAACCATGGCGCGAACGTGATGCTGAGTTTGAGAATGATATACAGACCCGCGAAGCCATGATGCAGAAATGGGAAGAAGGCTGGCAATGCCTGTTCAACGCGCTGGGCAGCATCACTGACAACGACCTGGGCATGATCGTGTATATACGTAACGAAGGGCATACCGTACTGGAGGCCATCAACAGGCAGATAGCCCACTATAGCTACCATGTAGGACAAATAGTTTACGCGTCGAAGTTGTTGAAGAACGGCGACTGGAACAGTTTATCCATACCTAAAAACCGATCAGATGAATACAACAAAGAAAAATTCGCACAGGATAAAAGCACACGGCACTTTACAGATGAGTGGTTGGGGAAGGACAAGTAA
- the hxpB gene encoding hexitol phosphatase HxpB — protein MIDTVLFDMDGLLLDTEPLWGESMLRVALKHKIPVTADKFKETTGLRIYEVTDYWAIKYPWQGAAAQLVADEILDDIIELSKQRGRVMPGVIKTLQLLKSNNYKTGLASSSPSRMIDELITHFDLKQYFDVITSADVVELGKPHPAVFLHAAKSLGSDPLNCVVLEDSINGLLAGKSARMKVIMVPDVLHFHKPEFMLGDAKLTSLEEFDLELLKAL, from the coding sequence ATGATAGATACGGTATTGTTTGATATGGATGGTTTGTTACTGGATACTGAACCTCTCTGGGGCGAAAGTATGCTACGAGTGGCGCTTAAACATAAAATTCCTGTAACGGCAGATAAGTTCAAAGAAACCACGGGGTTACGTATATACGAGGTGACAGATTACTGGGCAATAAAATACCCATGGCAGGGAGCTGCTGCACAGTTGGTGGCCGATGAGATACTGGATGATATCATTGAATTGTCTAAACAAAGGGGCAGGGTAATGCCGGGTGTTATTAAAACCCTGCAGTTACTGAAAAGTAATAATTATAAAACAGGGCTTGCATCGTCATCACCCTCTCGAATGATAGATGAACTGATCACGCATTTTGATTTGAAACAATATTTTGATGTAATTACTTCTGCCGATGTGGTAGAATTGGGCAAACCGCATCCCGCTGTTTTCCTGCATGCGGCAAAGTCGTTAGGGTCTGACCCATTAAATTGTGTAGTACTGGAAGATTCTATCAATGGATTACTGGCAGGTAAATCGGCTCGCATGAAAGTGATCATGGTGCCCGATGTATTACATTTTCACAAACCTGAGTTCATGCTGGGTGATGCCAAACTTACCAGCCTCGAAGAATTTGACCTGGAATTGCTGAAGGCATTGTAA
- a CDS encoding GNAT family N-acetyltransferase, translating into MSNIQIRKATAADVDNVYRFVCELEDMVFDRVLFGEYYTENIGNSKYHYLLAIDNGVPVGYLSCHGQLLLHHLNYVYEIQELFVDTAYRGKGIGKLLVAHLEGILADKEYDMLEVASGFRRTESHEFYKAAGFGQTHYKFTKKKQ; encoded by the coding sequence ATGAGTAACATACAGATAAGAAAAGCCACTGCCGCTGATGTTGACAACGTGTACCGCTTTGTTTGCGAGCTGGAAGACATGGTATTTGACAGGGTGCTTTTCGGGGAGTATTATACCGAGAACATCGGCAACAGTAAGTATCATTACCTGCTTGCTATTGATAATGGTGTACCTGTTGGTTACCTGAGTTGTCACGGGCAGTTGCTGCTGCACCACCTTAATTATGTGTACGAAATACAGGAGCTGTTTGTTGACACAGCATACAGGGGCAAAGGAATAGGTAAGCTGCTGGTAGCACACCTTGAAGGTATTTTAGCTGATAAAGAATATGATATGCTGGAGGTAGCCAGTGGTTTTCGCAGAACGGAATCGCATGAATTTTACAAGGCTGCCGGGTTCGGGCAGACGCATTATAAGTTCACTAAAAAGAAGCAATAG
- a CDS encoding branched-chain amino acid aminotransferase produces MITITEKEQKQVKDTKSIPFGITPTDHMFISEYSNGGWSNSRIVPFENLSMSPIALCLHYGQTVFEGMKAFKMADGRINIFRADKHYDRFCKSLDRMCMPAVPETLFQEALKQLVQLDAAWIPEDEDGSLYIRPFMIASEERLGVKISDNYIFMIVCTPAYQYYAKPLRVKVEEQYSRAAFGGTGFAKCGGNYGGAYYPARKAQQAGYDQVMWTDSRRHEYIEESGTMNLMFYMDEVLVTPPLGGTILDGVTRDSLLALAEDMGMHVAVRPVTHREIKDALEKGKRVEAFGAGTAAVVAPIEAIGIGDTDYNCYIGDDSIAHKLKDALNAIRNGEAPDKYNWNTVI; encoded by the coding sequence ATGATAACGATAACAGAAAAGGAACAAAAACAGGTAAAAGACACGAAGTCCATACCATTCGGCATAACGCCTACCGACCATATGTTCATATCAGAGTACAGCAATGGCGGATGGAGCAACAGTCGTATAGTGCCGTTTGAGAACCTGAGTATGAGTCCCATAGCCTTGTGCCTGCACTATGGGCAAACCGTATTTGAAGGTATGAAAGCTTTTAAAATGGCGGATGGCCGCATCAATATATTCAGGGCAGACAAACACTATGACCGTTTCTGCAAATCGCTGGACAGGATGTGTATGCCGGCTGTACCTGAAACACTTTTCCAGGAAGCACTGAAGCAGCTGGTGCAACTGGATGCGGCATGGATACCTGAAGATGAGGATGGTTCTTTATACATCCGCCCGTTCATGATAGCATCAGAAGAAAGGCTGGGTGTTAAAATATCTGACAACTATATATTCATGATCGTATGTACACCTGCGTACCAATACTACGCCAAACCGTTGCGTGTAAAAGTAGAAGAGCAGTACAGCAGGGCCGCATTTGGCGGTACAGGTTTTGCCAAGTGCGGCGGTAACTATGGCGGGGCCTACTACCCGGCACGCAAAGCACAGCAAGCCGGCTACGACCAGGTAATGTGGACAGACAGCCGCAGGCATGAATACATTGAGGAGTCAGGAACAATGAACCTGATGTTCTATATGGATGAGGTACTGGTAACACCGCCATTAGGAGGAACGATACTGGACGGTGTAACAAGAGACTCGCTACTGGCCCTTGCCGAAGATATGGGCATGCACGTAGCTGTGCGCCCGGTAACACACAGGGAGATAAAAGACGCACTGGAAAAAGGCAAGCGCGTAGAAGCATTCGGAGCAGGTACTGCAGCAGTGGTAGCACCTATTGAGGCAATAGGCATTGGAGACACAGATTATAATTGCTACATAGGTGATGATTCTATAGCACACAAACTGAAAGACGCACTGAATGCTATAAGGAACGGTGAAGCCCCTGATAAATACAATTGGAACACTGTAATATAA
- a CDS encoding insulinase family protein: protein MKLKAFFPLLMSAGLLAQNADAKGNIKFTEYDLPNGLHVILHEDHSTPIVAVSVMYHVGSKNEDPERTGFAHFFEHLLFEGSENIDRGEYMKLVQSAGGQINANTSQDRTFYYEVLPSNQLELALWMESERMLHAKIDETGVETQRKVVKEEKKQRYDNTPYGQLLNVVFENAYTVHPYRWSPIGKEQYIDQAKISEFMDFYKTFYVPNNATLSIAGDLDITQTKAFIDKYFSGIPKGTKAVPRPTEVEPAQKAEKRVEFYDNIQLPAVVIAYHTPEMGNDDWYALSLLTQMLSQGQSSRFQKELVDKEQKALAVGAFMLPNEDPGMAFMFGITNAGVQPSALEESMLAEIEKVKNGEIGDEEFKKLINQAENDFVTQNQRVVGIAENLATYYTYFHDANLINTELDHYTKITKEDLKRVAKKYFTKENRLVVYYLPKSEQKKG, encoded by the coding sequence ATGAAGCTTAAAGCTTTTTTCCCGCTTTTGATGAGCGCAGGCCTGCTGGCCCAGAATGCAGACGCAAAAGGTAATATCAAATTTACCGAATACGACTTGCCTAACGGGTTACACGTGATCCTGCACGAAGATCACTCTACACCGATTGTCGCCGTGTCGGTAATGTATCACGTTGGTTCTAAGAACGAAGACCCGGAACGTACGGGTTTCGCGCACTTTTTCGAGCACCTGTTGTTTGAGGGTAGTGAGAACATTGACCGTGGCGAGTACATGAAACTGGTACAAAGTGCCGGAGGACAAATTAACGCTAACACCTCGCAGGACCGCACCTTCTATTATGAAGTATTACCATCTAACCAACTGGAGCTGGCTTTGTGGATGGAATCGGAGCGTATGCTGCACGCCAAAATTGACGAAACAGGCGTAGAAACACAGCGCAAAGTGGTAAAAGAAGAAAAGAAACAGCGCTACGATAATACGCCTTATGGCCAACTGCTGAACGTTGTATTTGAGAACGCGTATACTGTGCATCCATACCGCTGGTCGCCGATAGGTAAAGAACAGTACATAGACCAGGCCAAGATCAGCGAGTTCATGGACTTCTATAAAACGTTCTACGTGCCCAACAACGCTACCCTTTCTATAGCCGGCGACCTGGACATTACCCAGACCAAGGCATTTATTGATAAATATTTCTCAGGCATACCTAAGGGTACCAAAGCTGTTCCCCGCCCTACAGAAGTAGAGCCTGCACAGAAAGCTGAGAAACGTGTTGAATTTTATGACAACATTCAGTTACCGGCAGTAGTAATAGCTTACCATACTCCTGAAATGGGTAATGATGACTGGTATGCTCTTTCGTTGCTGACACAAATGTTGTCACAAGGGCAGAGTTCGCGTTTTCAGAAGGAACTGGTAGACAAAGAGCAAAAAGCGTTGGCTGTAGGCGCCTTTATGCTGCCTAACGAAGATCCGGGTATGGCTTTCATGTTCGGTATCACCAATGCTGGTGTACAACCTTCTGCTCTAGAAGAGTCTATGCTTGCTGAAATAGAAAAAGTAAAGAATGGTGAGATAGGTGATGAGGAATTCAAAAAACTGATCAACCAGGCAGAGAACGACTTTGTTACCCAGAACCAACGTGTAGTGGGTATAGCGGAGAACCTGGCCACTTACTATACCTACTTCCACGATGCCAACCTGATCAATACAGAGCTGGACCATTACACAAAAATAACAAAAGAGGATCTGAAGCGTGTTGCGAAAAAATATTTCACAAAAGAAAACAGGCTGGTAGTTTATTATTTACCTAAATCTGAACAAAAGAAAGGTTAA
- a CDS encoding PLP-dependent aminotransferase family protein has product MKNDKGNHLYIAIAEDIEQRIMSNVLPIGEKLPSVRALSKMHDVSMSTSLQAYYHLEGKGLIEARPQSGYFVRFNPSRFPKKVEKSNPSLTAKAKSVEAIISEVYDDFAMPDTTRFSLSVPAPELLPIAKLNKAMVQAMRELPASGTSYETIQGNESLRRQIAKSSIEWGGHLQPDDIITTAGCMNAIAYCLLSLTKPGDIIAVESPTYFGVLRFAESIGLKVLELPTDPDTGVDPADLEKALNKYDIKACFFVTNFSNPLGYCMPDDQKEALVKLLAKHGVPLIEDDLYGDVYFGKQRPRSCKSFDEEGNVLWCGSISKTLAPGFRVGWVAPGKYHKKIKRLKLYNSITSATPQQAAIANFMAEGRYHHHMRKLRQTLHANGLQFIRAIDEYFPEGIKMNSPQGGYILWLELDKKIDTYNLYREAIQHKISIAPGTMFTLQERYGNCMRISYGMPWDDKVDKALKTLGRLVKGMM; this is encoded by the coding sequence ATGAAGAACGATAAAGGTAACCACCTGTATATAGCCATAGCTGAGGATATAGAACAGCGCATTATGAGTAACGTACTACCCATTGGCGAAAAGCTGCCCAGCGTGCGTGCCCTGAGCAAGATGCATGATGTGAGCATGAGTACCAGCCTACAGGCTTATTACCACCTGGAGGGCAAAGGGCTGATAGAGGCAAGGCCGCAATCAGGATATTTCGTTCGGTTCAATCCCTCCCGTTTCCCTAAAAAGGTAGAGAAGAGTAACCCTAGTCTTACGGCGAAAGCCAAGAGCGTGGAGGCCATCATTTCAGAAGTGTATGACGATTTCGCCATGCCGGATACCACACGTTTTTCACTCAGTGTTCCCGCACCGGAGTTATTGCCTATAGCCAAGCTAAACAAAGCTATGGTGCAGGCTATGCGCGAACTGCCCGCCAGTGGTACTTCATACGAAACGATACAGGGTAATGAGTCGTTGCGCAGGCAGATTGCCAAATCATCTATAGAGTGGGGCGGCCATTTGCAACCTGATGATATTATTACTACTGCGGGATGTATGAATGCCATTGCTTATTGCCTGCTGTCACTTACCAAACCGGGTGATATCATTGCCGTAGAAAGCCCTACTTATTTTGGCGTACTCCGTTTTGCGGAAAGCATAGGCCTGAAGGTGTTGGAGTTGCCAACAGACCCCGACACGGGTGTAGACCCCGCCGACCTGGAAAAAGCACTGAATAAGTATGATATCAAAGCTTGTTTCTTTGTTACCAACTTCAGCAACCCCCTCGGCTACTGTATGCCCGATGACCAGAAGGAAGCGCTGGTAAAACTGCTGGCCAAACATGGTGTGCCACTTATTGAAGATGACCTGTATGGTGATGTATACTTTGGTAAACAACGCCCCCGATCCTGCAAGAGTTTTGATGAAGAAGGCAATGTGCTTTGGTGTGGTTCAATATCCAAGACGCTTGCACCGGGTTTCAGGGTAGGCTGGGTAGCACCCGGCAAGTACCATAAAAAGATCAAGCGCCTGAAATTATACAACAGTATTACGTCGGCCACACCACAGCAGGCGGCAATAGCCAACTTTATGGCAGAGGGGCGCTACCACCACCATATGCGTAAACTACGGCAGACACTACATGCCAACGGGCTGCAATTCATCCGTGCGATTGATGAATATTTTCCCGAAGGTATTAAGATGAACAGCCCGCAGGGTGGGTATATCCTATGGCTGGAACTGGATAAAAAGATAGATACCTACAACCTGTACCGCGAAGCCATACAACACAAAATAAGCATCGCCCCGGGTACTATGTTTACCCTGCAGGAAAGGTACGGCAATTGTATGCGCATCAGCTACGGTATGCCATGGGATGATAAAGTAGACAAAGCCCTTAAAACACTGGGTAGACTTGTTAAGGGGATGATGTAA
- a CDS encoding outer membrane beta-barrel protein: protein MAQGTDTVATYSLSAYMDMYYAYYTDSTGPGDFQQFPTTSPVSNSIGLNTLQVSSKFDGKRIRELATIHVGDIARSTWSSTYNLVQEAHGGFRIYKNLWVDVGFFRTHFGTELLLPCENITSSVTVGTFHEPYYQAAARLNYTAHDQWEISLYLLNGYGLYADNNHRKSVGMAVNYTVNEALSIGYTNYLGNDAPDSVTISKTMFANNMYINYREGNIKLQIGGDFFTERHANLVNRANAALMYSGLATVGYYTDDHWGVYTRGEIFHDPNGLVSKIITDATGHRMGFMLWGITTGLEFRPNKQSYIRLEGRKLQMDSHEAIFRYNGMDRNYRYEIMLNAGISFTLINGVLTRS from the coding sequence ATGGCACAGGGAACGGATACCGTTGCCACATACTCTCTTTCTGCATACATGGATATGTACTATGCCTACTATACAGACTCAACCGGACCGGGCGATTTTCAGCAATTCCCTACCACATCGCCGGTAAGCAACTCCATAGGCCTGAACACCCTACAGGTATCCTCAAAATTTGATGGCAAGCGGATACGTGAGCTGGCTACCATACATGTGGGAGATATAGCCCGCAGCACATGGTCATCTACCTACAACCTGGTACAGGAGGCACATGGAGGTTTTCGCATCTATAAAAATCTTTGGGTAGATGTGGGCTTCTTCCGTACGCACTTCGGGACAGAGTTATTATTGCCTTGCGAGAATATTACCAGTTCTGTAACTGTAGGTACTTTTCATGAACCATACTACCAGGCAGCAGCAAGACTGAACTATACCGCTCATGACCAATGGGAAATAAGCCTGTACCTGCTGAATGGTTATGGCCTGTATGCCGATAACAACCACCGCAAATCAGTGGGCATGGCCGTTAACTATACTGTAAATGAAGCATTGAGCATAGGCTATACAAATTACCTTGGCAATGATGCGCCGGATAGCGTTACCATCAGTAAAACCATGTTCGCCAATAACATGTATATCAACTACCGCGAAGGAAACATAAAACTACAGATAGGAGGAGACTTTTTCACGGAACGTCATGCCAACTTAGTTAACAGGGCCAATGCAGCACTGATGTACAGCGGACTGGCAACAGTTGGCTATTATACCGATGACCATTGGGGCGTGTATACAAGAGGTGAAATATTCCACGACCCCAATGGACTGGTATCGAAAATAATAACCGATGCAACAGGACATAGAATGGGTTTCATGCTTTGGGGTATAACAACGGGGCTGGAGTTCAGGCCTAATAAGCAGTCCTACATCAGGCTGGAAGGCCGGAAGCTGCAAATGGACTCGCACGAAGCTATATTCAGGTATAATGGCATGGACAGAAATTACCGTTATGAAATAATGCTGAATGCCGGTATATCATTTACCTTGATCAATGGCGTGCTGACCAGGAGTTAA
- a CDS encoding GNAT family N-acetyltransferase, translating to MHTPVHIPYNGYLLTTDKNLMQVEAIHKWLSEKSYWVKDIPFEVVKGGFDNSFCIGVLKDGIQVGYARLITDYTTIAYLADVYIEEEHRGQGLSKKMMEILLGMEWVTRLRKIFLGTLDAHSLYTRYGFEPIAEPTRWMEISRPGIYLDE from the coding sequence ATGCACACACCGGTGCACATACCATACAACGGCTACCTGCTGACAACAGACAAAAACCTCATGCAGGTGGAAGCAATTCACAAATGGCTGTCGGAAAAATCGTATTGGGTGAAGGACATACCTTTTGAGGTTGTAAAGGGAGGGTTTGACAATTCATTTTGCATCGGTGTATTGAAAGATGGTATACAGGTGGGTTATGCAAGACTGATAACAGACTATACTACCATTGCCTACCTGGCAGATGTGTATATTGAAGAAGAACACCGCGGGCAGGGGCTTAGCAAGAAGATGATGGAAATACTACTCGGGATGGAATGGGTGACACGACTGAGAAAAATATTTTTAGGAACTTTAGACGCCCACAGCCTGTACACACGCTATGGTTTTGAGCCTATAGCAGAACCGACACGCTGGATGGAGATAAGCAGGCCGGGCATATACTTAGACGAATAA
- a CDS encoding EamA family transporter: MNNNTKAYIAIAFLSIAWGTTYLAIRIAVMHYPAFLFAGLRQVIAGTLMAVFAIAVYKKADISRRTILMNMMIGFFMITVGNGIVSYSEKTVPSGVAALICSMMPLNAVMLNIFMVRDDKVNPMIVTGLLLAMGGVALIFRDNLADLANPVYFWGMIAIFIGTMSWAFGSIKSKQLAGVKNPIFNAAMQLFFGGFFLLLLSPAIDSYDNFEPFQPDALKAMAYLIIVGSFLAFTAYMFALKVLPVGIVTLYAYVNPLVAVILGYFIMGERLTWFTGLSFAGIVSGVYLVNAGYRKQKQKMTQAAALQPEIAVAE; the protein is encoded by the coding sequence ATGAATAACAACACCAAAGCATATATTGCAATAGCCTTCCTGAGCATAGCCTGGGGCACCACATACCTCGCCATACGCATAGCCGTGATGCACTACCCCGCCTTCCTGTTTGCCGGTTTAAGGCAAGTTATAGCGGGGACTTTGATGGCGGTATTTGCCATAGCGGTATATAAAAAGGCCGATATATCACGAAGAACCATACTGATGAATATGATGATCGGCTTTTTCATGATAACGGTGGGTAATGGTATAGTATCTTATTCTGAAAAGACCGTACCCAGCGGCGTGGCAGCACTCATCTGCTCGATGATGCCGCTGAATGCCGTGATGCTGAATATATTCATGGTAAGAGATGACAAAGTGAACCCGATGATCGTTACGGGGTTGTTGCTGGCTATGGGCGGTGTCGCATTAATATTCAGAGACAACCTGGCCGACCTGGCTAACCCTGTTTACTTCTGGGGCATGATAGCCATATTTATAGGTACTATGAGCTGGGCATTCGGCAGTATAAAAAGCAAACAGCTGGCAGGCGTAAAGAACCCGATATTCAATGCAGCTATGCAGTTGTTCTTCGGTGGATTTTTCCTGTTACTACTCAGTCCCGCGATAGACAGCTATGATAACTTCGAACCGTTTCAACCCGATGCATTGAAGGCAATGGCCTACCTTATCATAGTGGGCTCGTTCCTGGCATTTACTGCCTATATGTTTGCACTGAAAGTATTACCTGTAGGTATTGTTACACTATATGCCTACGTTAACCCACTGGTAGCCGTGATACTGGGCTATTTTATCATGGGTGAAAGGCTTACCTGGTTTACGGGGTTGTCCTTTGCAGGAATAGTATCAGGTGTGTATCTTGTAAATGCAGGATACCGGAAACAGAAACAAAAAATGACACAAGCAGCCGCCCTGCAACCTGAAATAGCAGTGGCGGAGTAA
- a CDS encoding 2OG-Fe(II) oxygenase translates to MSAQFDELIDGYIQNQAGICNQFLDDRLTTELRKNLEVLNQRDELSPAGTGLGVSKVYDMQVRSDKIYWIDKSSTNEFELEFIDKVEAFISYLNSTCYTGINDYEFHYAIYEPGSFYKRHLDQFRNNSARKFSFITYLNDDWQETDGGHLVIYPGDKTEKITPLGGRTVFFKSDELEHEVNPANRTRVSLTGWLKSV, encoded by the coding sequence ATGAGTGCGCAATTTGATGAGCTGATAGACGGCTATATACAGAACCAGGCAGGTATCTGTAACCAATTTCTTGACGACAGGCTGACCACAGAACTACGTAAGAACCTTGAAGTACTGAACCAGCGGGATGAGCTATCGCCCGCAGGTACGGGGCTGGGCGTATCGAAAGTATATGATATGCAGGTGCGCAGCGATAAGATATACTGGATAGACAAAAGCAGTACGAACGAGTTCGAGCTGGAGTTCATAGACAAGGTAGAGGCTTTCATCAGCTACCTGAACAGCACCTGCTATACAGGTATCAACGACTATGAGTTTCACTATGCGATATACGAGCCGGGCAGTTTTTACAAACGCCATCTTGACCAGTTCAGGAACAACAGCGCGCGCAAGTTCTCTTTTATTACCTACCTGAACGACGACTGGCAGGAAACAGATGGCGGACATTTAGTTATATACCCCGGCGATAAGACCGAAAAGATAACACCGCTGGGCGGGCGTACCGTTTTCTTTAAAAGTGACGAACTGGAACACGAAGTGAACCCCGCCAACCGTACCAGGGTGAGCCTGACAGGCTGGTTGAAAAGTGTTTAA